Proteins co-encoded in one Populus trichocarpa isolate Nisqually-1 chromosome 10, P.trichocarpa_v4.1, whole genome shotgun sequence genomic window:
- the LOC7475387 gene encoding chromatin structure-remodeling complex protein SYD isoform X33, with amino-acid sequence MASSQSSQNVELEAAKFLHKLIQDSKDEPAKLATKLYVILQHMKSSGKEHSMPYQVISRAMETVINQHGLDIEALRSSRLPLTGGTQMGDSSTAQYGGSSQAVGVGKDSKAGLAENEISKVDPSASSRPPAGPSSAGHDYYQGSGTQRSSQSFDHESPSSLETRSANSQSQERGANQKDGKKAVAKRKRGDSSLHLEMHVENPQQLDPRNTIVNPRKGKMNKVDSPGSYAVRGGENTSFNKVPSSGQLEVSSSYVSAGQQQGGSLSSAHESLTSRCMWNQNKAGLPLERSQVPRFSSNAVSGNATAEIPLQQSAISSLGSSAFSKVHGGMPATSYPAGPMGEPGFAGLVQYGGSEHQKHGLAKGAVASSAEKTSEGFFSANRVDDFPTSLSTGKILENDGGSSNMFAESNKIIQGGRQSSNSELTMIRSTPPRDVGKSPVSQGSVSPGMPFNEQQLRQLRAQCLVFLAFRNVLPPKKLHLDIALGNVVPKDGGTLDGPRKELTDHKGKAQSSNEPTNIPELLMPCGRLNNAKEFDKVLPGLGGRFLDENCASKEADKLKMMEDKSGLPSDPSMLADERKYLYSTRKLDAEIQRQEAVESQAVFTTAMQQPDSARGGLPLSNPVDSMGNAFLQVGKTDHASSATFINKQAIPEAVSWTRIGSQSLPSGSIQLGLVPDRKDNAPSQFHILGNSNASEQDDDDKSAASTDSPPSPKYTMLEKWIMDQQRKKLLTEQGWVLKQQKTKQRIATCFDKLKETVSSSEDISAKTKIVIELKKLQLLELQRRLRSNFLNDFFKPITNDMDRLKSYKKHKHGRRIKQLERYEQKMKEERQKRIRERQKEFFAEIEVHKERLEDVFKIKRERWKGFNKYVKEFHKRKERTHREKIDRIQREKINLLKINDVEGYLRMVQDAKSDRVKQLLKETEKYLQKLGSKLQEAKSMASRFENDMDESRHAAVVEKNETSVENEDESDQAKHYMESNEKYYLMAHSVKESIAEQPTCLLGGKLREYQMNGLRWLVSLYNNHLNGILADEMGLGKTVQVISLICYLMETKNDRGPFLVVVPSSVLPGWETEINFWAPGIHKIVYSGPPEERRRLFKEKIVHQKFNVLLTTYEYLMNKHDRPKLSKIHWRYIIIDEGHRIKNASCKLNADLRHYQSSHRLLLTGTPLQNNLEELWALLNFLLPNIFNSAEDFSQWFNKPFESNGDNSADEALLSEEENLLIINRLHQVLRPFVLRRLKHKVENQLPEKIERLVRCEASAYQKLLMKRVEENLGSIGNSKARTVHNSVMELRNICNHPYLSQLHADEVDTLIPKHFLPPIIRLCGKLEMLDRLLPKLKATDHRVLFFSTMTRLLDVMEEYLTWKQYRYLRLDGHTSGGDRGSLIDRFNQQDSPYFIFLLSIRAGGVGVNLQAADTVIIFDTDWNPQVDLQAQARAHRIGQKRDVLVLRFETVQTVEEQVRASAEHKLGVANQSITAGFFDNNTSAEDRREYLESLLRECKKEEAAPVLDDDALNDLLARSESEIDVFESVDKQRRHQEMATWKSLLSGQGMDALEPLPPLPSRLVTDDDLKALYEAMKLYDMPKAGAESNAGAKRKGQHVGGLDAKHYGRGKRAREVRSYEEQWTEEEFEKMCQAESPDSPKVKEETGERNLPKEASGSLLAIGCTEPQAPPQLPPLPPPVEPLLLQQSKEVTPPSKRGRGRPRRATSDKSPAAMVLSVPPETGKVDVELQKGIESGSSKTSPLDSSPVPNLEGNSGATPHLGSRIAPSAQPTTPVSVALSSQITTAPLSVPLQSRGRGRKVQGAVQTPRRRGKNQVAVSPTTSSSAVPDPNINDQSQNVSVNPSVIAMGGTVSSAPMPQHPTNFPAAAAAAVEGISAATHHSGPGTALDSQPNPPNPSISPTIQSIVPSSSVPMQVKGQNRKTQSGTETTRRKGKKEVPVSPSVPDASDSQLSKSNPTLSQDKSGESGSKAIFMVSNQQNDALDRDVNQEQVSQEVGQDKKATELLDDVAQHRQPASTLTTHDGITRSMACAGSSGQIHGVDMHDVASVTKEVSAVNSSSKAKVLEVSGSESGVILSTPQLSKRFAEVVQNQSSEDNPSPVVYPATESLLHSATVEGVCKTVHQLAPKITSSSQPISSYPSVTPVFQSNTPEAMQVKRQGHKAPTRGEAPRRRGKKQGSISPAVDATIGQDPIVNPQMQMQNKSRDSLGSKVISLRSAQGNELKELKNVVQEAHIPSGLVGQDPKRKEASGILAVGRIQTADVTDVARVMKEIFSETCSSKNKIGDSSTVEVRSAPVSSKMSVEVAKNQSSEGKALSAVSILEATLPVMGSSNDDSKQPGSGDGVKMEGDHTPALGKAPTSEINPSMLEIKTSHGPVEKMRELIRASTENPVMGSNMEVNHSVLDAGDRDNITSQRPAPEGLLGDGGDPPMVTLSVSDVTEHPRSDSGYRTQASKASPKFSPHVSLGNRTISIKPDYTDYFSLGTVTPVADHSDSRNILSVADSVSRSSNKPSVKESLDSSLEIRDDEAKTHIQSGVDITKVEGEEVCKMQIDPAVSEASSLKYLSSSNKIEPNSSAAGASHRKDAFSQFGGIVLQNISPLRGNTYGPCENDLVGSSVAVEEPHKTEAGNKAEYSQVGAFVPKDLSENMVLPSSPLAREEEKDSRPFEQGLAGSSIEPETSKGFEAQMASKMDVSNANVIIPEIRPEHMVLPQSFLEAEENINGILENDAACCLVVPEGAKGSEVENDDQMGAQKVSDSVQEIVDPLPSSLVIEEDQVEGSSEKGALCFSVIVQNSGGSEAEAGKQLDASHAETLVRENVSENMVSPRSSLVSEAPVVEGSSEQDIFGFSVVLETSKGSATNNEVQVNPSQVDGVVPETKTGIWMQESEIARSSEKHQDDSSVAKQSKPSAIEEGSQMIVSEVGGIVHETSLENSCVPSVSETKAENANCLYEKSSHCVLLALEEAKQSETESSNQLAVSDFPMTGPENSLENICQSSCSLTMEADKIEGSSKKSSCDISVAMEESKKFEKENDESHVGSKECEESQVVGTSFEHTQVGSIGPEETSGNTDKSSYSSEMQEGKIEGSSQNIPEESNRLEAETDDRTQFGGMALAKMSEKIEGSSLNVPEESNRSEAETNDQAQCGGMAQANMPEKIEDVSFSGMQEDKIEGSSQNVPESNRSEAETDNQTQFGGMALAKMLEKIEGSSLNVQEESNRSEAETNDQAQCGGMALANMPEKIEDLSSSGMQEDKIKGSSLNVPEESKRQEAETVTDDETQCDGMAPANMLPSSSLLEEKTDVLSEKDPAE; translated from the exons ATTTTGCAACACATGAAATCAAGCGGGAAGGAACATTCCATGCCGTATCAAGTAATATCAAG GGCCATGGAGACTGTCATCAATCAGCATGGTCTTGATATTGAAGCTTTGAGGTCATCACGCCTTCCTTTGACCGGTGGAACTCAAATGGGGGATTCTTCGACTGCACAATATGGAG GATCTTCACAGGCAGTTGGAGTTGGGAAAGACTCTAAAGCTGGATTGGCTGAAAATGAGATATCCAAAGTTGATCCTTCTGCTTCCAGTAGGCCCCCTGCTGGCCCAAGTAGTGCAGGCCATGATTATTATCAAGGATCTGGAACTCAAAGGAGCAGCCAGTCATTTGATCATGAAAGTCCTTCTAGTTTGGAAACTAGGTCTGCCAATTCACAATCCCAAGAAAGAGGAGCGAATCAGAAGGATGGTAAAAAGGCTGTTGCTAAGAGGAAGAGGGGTGATTCATCTTTACACTTGGAAATGCATGTTGAGAATCCCCAACAACTTGATCCTCGCAATACCATAGTTAATCCAAGGAAGGGGAAAATGAACAAGGTTGACTCACCAGGGAGTTATGCAGTTAGAGGTGGTGAAAATACCAGCTTTAATAAGGTTCCTAGTAGTGGTCAGCTGGAAGTTTCATCTTCTTATGTGTCTGCAGGACAACAGCAAGGGGGTTCTCTTTCATCTGCACATGAAAGTCTCACTTCCAGGTGTATGTGGAATCAAAATAAAGCAGGGTTACCCCTTGAAAGATCTCAAGTTCCAAGGTTCTCTTCGAATGCTGTTTCTGGTAATGCAACAGCAGAAATTCCATTGCAGCAGTCAGCAATTTCATCTCTTGGATCAA GTGCTTTTAGCAAGGTTCATGGAGGGATGCCTGCCACTTCATATCCAGCAGGGCCCATGGGGGAGCCAGGGTTTGCAGGTCTAGTGCAATATGGTGGTTCTGAACATCAGAAACATGGATTGGCAAAGGGTGCTGTAGCTAGTTCTGCTGAGAAAACCTCAGAAGGATTTTTTTCTGCTAACCGTGTGGATGACTTTCCCACTTCACTTTCAACTGGAAAGATTTTAGAAAATGATGGAGGAAGTTCAAACATGTTTGCAGAGTCAAATAAAATTATCCAG GGTGGCAGGCAATCTAGTAATTCAGAATTGACAATGATTAGATCAACACCTCCTAGAGATGTTGGAAAATCTCCTGTTTCCCAGGGTTCTGTCTCTCCTGGCATGCCTTTCAATGAACAACAGCTGAGACAGCTCAGAGCTCAGTGCCTTGTCTTTTTAGCATTCAG AAATGTTTTGCCGCCAAAGAAACTTCATCTGGATATAGCACTTGGAAATGTTGTTCCTAAAGATG GTGGCACTTTGGATGGTCCTCGCAAAGAGCTGACTGATCATAAAGGAAAGGCACAATCTTCTAATGAGCCAACCAATATTCCTGAACTTTTAATGCCATGTGGAAGGCTGAATAATGCAAAGGAATTTGATAAAGTGCTTCCCGGTTTGGGGGGAAGATTCTTGGATGAAAACTGTGCATCCAAAGAAGCTGATAAACTTAAAATGATGGAGGACAAAAGTGGTCTACCTTCTGACCCCTCGATGCTTGCAGATGAAAGGAAATATCTGTACTCCACAAGGAAACTGGATGCTGAAATACAAAGGCAGGAAGCAGTGGAATCGCAGGCAGTTTTCACCACTGCAATGCAGCAGCCTGATTCAGCAAGGGGTGGTTTACCCTTGAGTAACCCTGTGGACAGCATGGGGAATGCCTTTCTTCAAGTTGGAAAAACTGACCATGCTTCTTCTGCAACATTCATAAATAAGCAGGCAATCCCTGAGGCAGTTAGCTGGACTAGAATTGGCAGTCAATCCCTACCATCCGGCTCCATTCAGCTCGGATTGGTTCCAGACAGAAAAGATAATGCTCCTAGTCAGTTTCACATTCTTGGCAATAGTAATGCTTCAG AacaagatgatgatgataagtCAGCCGCTTCTACTGATTCACCACCTTCTCCAAAGTACACCATGTTAGAGAAATGGATTATGGATCAGCAGAGGAAGAAACTTTTAACCGAGCAAGGTTGGGTTCTAAAACagcagaaaacaaaacaaagaattgCCACTTGTTTTGACAAGTTAAAG GAAACTGTTAGCTCGTCTGAAGACATATCTGCAAAAACCAAAATTgtaatagaattgaaaaagcttCAGCTCTTGGAGCTTCAACGCCGTCTAAGGAG TAATtttctcaatgatttttttaagccCATCACAAATGACATGGATCGTTTGAAATCATATAAGAAACATAAGCATGGCAGGAGGATCAAACAACTTGAAAGGTATGAGCAGAAAATGAAGGAAGAACGACAAAAGAGGATACGTGAGAGGCAGAAGGAGTTCTTTGCTGAGATAGAAGTTCACAA GGAAAGACTGGAAGATGTGTTTAAGATTAAGAGAGAACGCtggaaaggtttcaataaataTGTCAAAGAGTTCCATAAAAGGAAGGAGCGTACCCATCGGGAGAAGATTGACAGAATCCAGCGTGAGaagattaatttattgaaaatcaatGATGTTGAGGGGTATCTGCGAATGGTGCAG GATGCAAAATCAGACCGTGTTAAGCAACTGCTGAAAGAGACGGAGAAGTATCTTCAAAAGCTGGGATCCAAGCTACAGGAAGCTAAGTCTATGGCAAGCCGATTTGAGAATGATATGGATGAGTCACGGCATGCTGCTGTTGTTGAGAAGAATGAAACTTCTGTTGAGAATGAAGATGAAAGTGACCAGGCCAAG CATTACATGGAAAGCAATGAGAAGTACTATTTGATGGCTCATAG TGTAAAAGAAAGCATTGCAGAACAGCCAACATGTCTCCTGGGCGGAAAATTAAGGGA GTATCAGATGAATGGACTAAGGTGGTTGGTTTCACTATACAACAATCATTTGAATGGCATTCTTGCTGATGAAATGGGTCTTGGGAAAACTGTTCAg GTTATTTCTCTAATTTGCTACCTGAtggaaacaaaaaatgataGAGGGCCTTTCTTGGTGGTTGTACCTTCTTCAGTTTTACCTGGCTGGGAGACTGAAATCAATTTCTGGGCACCTGGAATCCACAAAATTGTCTATTCTGGGCCTCCGGAGGAGAGGCGCAGGCTATTTAA gGAAAAGATTGTGCATCAAAAATTCAATGTCCTTCTGACAACGTATGAATATCTGATGAACAAACACGATAGACCGAAACTGAGCAAGATACATTGGCgatatataataattgatgaaGGCCATCGCATAAAGAATGCTTCTTGCAAATTGAATGCTGACTTGAGGCATTATCAGAGTTCTCACAGGTTGTTATTAACTGGAACACCACTACAG AACAATCTTGAGGAATTGTGGGCACTACTCAACTTTTTGCTACCTAACATATTTAACTCAGCAGAGGATTTTTCTCAGTGGTTCAACAAACCATTTGAGAGTAATGGTGATAATTCAGCCGATGAA GCCTTACTTTCCGAGGAGGAAAATTTGTTGATCATAAACCGTCTCCACCAAGTTCTTCGACCATTTGTACTTCGGAGACTGAAACACAAG GTTGAGAATCAACTGCCTGAGAAGATTGAGAGACTTGTTCGGTGTGAGGCTTCTGCATATCAGAAGCTTCTTATGAAGAGAGTAGAAGAGAATCTTGGTTCAATTGGAAATTCAAAG GCTCGAACAGTGCACAACTCAGTTATGGAGCTTCGTAACATATGCAATCATCCATACCTTAGCCAGCTTCATGCGGATGAG GTTGATACTTTGATACCTAAGCATTTTCTGCCACCAATTATTAGACTTTGTGGAAAGCTTGAGATGCTAGATCGTTTGCTACCCAAATTGAAAGCAACAGACCATCGG gttcttttcttttccacaaTGACCAGGCTGCTTGATGTTATGGAGGAGTATCTCACTTGGAAACAGTATCGATACCTTCGCTTGGATGGTCATACCTCTGGAGGTGACCGTGGTTCACTCATTGACCGTTTTAACCAACAAGATTctccatattttattttcttgctcag CATTCGGGCTGGTGGTGTTGGAGTGAACCTTCAAGCTGCTGATACTGTGATCATATTTGATACTGATTGGAATCCTCAG GTTGATCTTCAAGCTCAAGCAAGGGCTCATAGGATTGGCCAGAAGAGGGATGTGCTTGTTCTTCGATTTGAAACA GTCCAAACTGTTGAAGAACAAGTCAGAGCTTCTGCTGAGCATAAACTGGGAGTTGCTAATCAGAGCATTACTGCTGGTTTCTTTGACAATAATACAAG TGCAGAAGATCGAAGGGAATACTTGGAGTCCCTTCTGCGTGAATGCAAGAAAGAGGAGGCTGCCCCTGTTTTAGATGATGATGCTCTAAATGATCTCTTAGCTCGCAG TGAATCAGAGATTGATGTATTTGAATCAGTTGACAAACAAAGGCGGCATCAAGAGATG GCAACATGGAAGAGTTTGTTATCGGGTCAAGGGATGGATGCTTTGGAACCTCTACCACCTTTGCCTTCACGCCTTGTAACAGATGATGACTTGAAAGCACTCTATGAAGCAATGAAGTTGTATGATATGCCAAAGGCTGGGGCAGAATCCAATGCAGGGGCGAAGCGTAAGGGGCAGCATGTTGGGGGCCTTGATGCTAAACATTATGGAAGGGGCAAACGAGCTAGAGAG GTACGCTCTTATGAAGAGCAATGGACAGAAGAGGAATTTGAGAAGATGTGTCAGGCTGAATCTCCAGACTCTCCTAAGGTGAAAGAAGAAACAGGAGAGAGGAACTTGCCAAAAGAGGCTAGTGGGTCTTTATTGGCTATTGGTTGCACAGAACCTCAAGCTCCACCACAACTGCCACCGCTGCCACCTCCTGTGGAGCCTCTCCTGCTGCAGCAGAGCAAAGAGGTAACTCCTCCATCAAAACGGGGGCGTGGAAGGCCGAGAAGAGCAACTTCAGATAAATCTCCAGCTGCGATGGTACTCTCAGTACCTCCTGAAACTGGCAAAGTGGATGTGGAGTTACAGAAGGGAATAGAGTCTGGCTCCTCAAAAACATCTCCTCTTGATTCTTCTCCTGTTCCTAATTTAGAAGGTAATAGTGGAGCCACACCTCATTTAGGATCAAGGATTGCTCCCAGTGCTCAGCCAACCACTCCAGTTTCTGTTGCACTTAGCTCACAAATCACTACTGCTCCCCTTTCTGTGCCATTGCAATCAAGAGGTCGAGGACGGAAGGTTCAAGGTGCAGTTCAAACACCACGGCGCAGAGGAAAGAATCAAGTGGCTGTTTCACCCACCACTTCAAGTTCTGCTGTTCCTGATCCAAATATAAATGATCAATCACAGAATGTATCTGTCAATCCATCAGTAATTGCCATGGGTGGAACTGTTTCTAGTGCTCCCATGCCACAACATCCTACTAATtttcctgctgctgctgctgctgctgtagaGGGTATTAGTGCAGCCACTCATCATTCTGGGCCTGGGACTGCTTTGGATTCTCAACCAAACCCTCCCAACCCTTCTATCTCCCCTACCATTCAATCCATAGTTCCTAGTTCTTCAGTTCCTATGCAAGTCAAAGGGCAAAACCGAAAGACTCAAAGTGGCACTGAAACAACTCGACgcaaaggaaagaaagaggTGCCAGTATCACCTTCTGTTCCAGATGCTTCAGACAGTCAGCTTTCAAAATCCAATCCAACGTTGTCACAGGATAAATCTGGGGAATCAGGAAGTAAAGCTATTTTCATGGTTAGTAACCAACAGAATGATGCTCTGGACAGAGATGTTAACCAGGAGCAAGTGTCCCAAGAAGTTGGCCAGGATAAAAAAGCAACTGAGCTTTTGGATGATGTAGCCCAGCATAGGCAACCAGCCAGCACTCTTACAACGCATGATGGTATTACCAGATCTATGG CTTGTGCAGGATCTTCTGGACAAATACATGGTGTTGATATGCATGATGTAGCTTCTGTGACAAAGGAGGTTTCAGCAGTGAATAGCTCTTCAAAAGCTAAAGTACTTGAAGTTTCTGGGAGTGAAAGTGGAGTTATCCTGTCTACACCTCAATTAAGTAAGCGCTTTGCAGAGGTGGTCCAGAATCAAAGCTCAGAGGATAACCCTTCCCCAGTGGTTTATCCTGCAACTGAGTCATTACTCCATTCTGCCACTGTAGAAGGTGTTTGCAAAACTGTGCATCAGCTTGCTCCAAAGATTACTTCCAGCTCTCAGCCAATTTCATCTTATCCTTCTGTTACTCCAGTATTTCAATCTAACACTCCTGAAGCCATGCAAGTTAAAAGGCAAGGTCATAAAGCTCCTACCAGAGGGGAAGCACCTAGACGAAGAGGTAAGAAACAGGGTTCAATTTCACCTGCTGTGGATGCTACAATTGGTCAGGATCCCATTGTAAATCCTCAAATGCAAATGCAAAATAAGTCCAGAGATTCATTAGGGAGCAAGGTCATATCCTTGAGGAGTGCTCAAGGAAATGAACTCAAGGAGTTGAAGAATGTTGTTCAG GAAGCACATATTCCCAGTGGTTTAGTTGGTCAagatccaaaaagaaaagaagctagTGGGATTCTGGCTGTTGGCCGAATTCAGACTGCTGACGTAACTGATGTTGCTCGTGTGATGAAGGAGATTTTTTCTGAGACTTgctcttcaaaaaataaaattggtgaCTCTTCTACAGTTGAAGTTAGAAGTGCCCCTGTTTCAAGTAAGATGTCTGTGGAGGTGGCAAAAAACCAAAGCTCAGAGGGTAAAGCACTATCCGCTGTGTCAATTTTAGAAGCTACACTTCCAGTCATGGGGAGTTCAAATGATGATTCTAAACAGCCTGGGTCTGGAGATGGTGTCAAGATGGAAGGGGATCATACTCCTGCTTTGGGTAAGGCTCCTACTTCTGAAATCAATCCCTCTATGCTTGAAATCAAGACCAGTCATGGCCCTGTTGAAAAAATGAGAGAGTTGATACGGGCTTCCACTGAAAACCCAGTCATGGGAAGTAATATGGAAGTCAATCATTCAGTTCTTGATGCTGGTGACAGGGACAATATTACTTCTCAGAGACCTGCTCCTGAAGGTCTTcttggtgatggtggtgatcCTCCCATGGTTACCCTATCTGTTTCAGATGTAACAGAACACCCTAGGAGTGACTCTGGATACAGAACGCAGGCTTCAAAAGCATCTCCTAAGTTTTCTCCACATGTTAGCCTTGGCAATCGTACAATTTCCATTAAACCTGATTATACTGATTATTTTTCCTTAGGGACTGTTACTCCTGTTGCAGATCATTCAGATTCAAGAAATATCCTAAGTGTAGCTGATAGTGTATCTAGAAGCAGTAATAAGCCTTCTGTGAAAGAGTCCCTAGATTCTTCTCTTGAAATCAGAGATGATGAAGCTAAAACTCATATTCAATCGGGGGTTGATATAACCAAGGTTGAGGGTGAGGAGGTCTGCAAAATGCAAATTGATCCTGCTGTATcagag GCCTCTTCTCTTAAATATCTGTCTTCTTCCAACAAGATAGAGCCAAACAGTTCTGCAGCTGGAGCCAGTCATCGAAAGGATGCTTTTTCTCAGTTTGGTGGGATTGTGCTGCAAAATATTTCTCCACTCAGAGGAAATACCTATGGCCCATGTGAGAATGATCTTGTTGGAAGCTCAGTAGCAGTGGAGGAACCACACAAAACTGAAGCAGGTAACAAAGCAGAATATTCTCAGGTTGGTGCGTTTGTGCCAAAAGATTTGTCAGAAAACATGGTTCTACCCTCGTCCCCACTGGCAAGGGAGGAAGAAAAGGACAGTAGACCATTTGAGCAGGGTTTAGCTGGCAGCTCAATAGAACCAGAAACATCAAAGGGGTTTGAGGCTCAAATGGCCAGTAAAATGGATGTATCTAATGCTAATGTTATCATTCCAGAAATTAGACCAGAACACATGGTTCTACCCCAATCTTTCTTGGAAGCAGAAGAAAACATCAATGGCATTTTGGAGAATGATGCGGCTTGCTGTTTGGTGGTGCCAGAGGGAGCAAAGGGATCTGAAGTTGAAAATGATGATCAGATGGGCGCGCAGAAGGTGTCTGATAGTGTACAAGAAATTGTGGATCCCTTACCATCTTCTCTTGTAATAGAGGAAGATCAGGTTGAGGGCTCATCCGAGAAGGGTGCGCTTTGTTTCTCTGTAATAGTTCAAAATTCAGGAGGGTCAGAAGCTGAAGCAGGCAAGCAACTAGATGCATCTCATGCTGAGACTTTGGTACGAGAAAATGTATCAGAGAACATGGTTTCGCCAAGATCTTCTTTGGTATCAGAGGCACCAGTGGTTGAGGGCTCTTCTGAGCAGGATATATTTGGCTTCTCAGTAGTACTAGAGACATCTAAAGGGTCTGCTACTAATAATGAGGTTCAAGTAAATCCATCTCAGGTAGATGGAGTTGTGCCTGAAACTAAAACGGGCATATGGATGCAGGAATCTGAGATTGCAAGATCATCTGAGAAGCACCAAGATGACAGCTCAGTAGCCAAGCAATCAAAACCATCTGCAATTGAAGAGGGCAGTCAAATGATAGTATCTGAGGTTGGTGGAATTGTGCATGAAACTTCTTTGGAAAACAGTTGTGTGCCATCTGTCTCAGAAACAAAGGCAGAAAACGCTAATTGCTTATATGAGAAAAGTTCTCATTGCGTCTTGCTTGCTCTAGAGGAAGCAAAACAGTCTGAAACTGAAAGTAGCAACCAACTGGCTGTATCTGATTTTCCTATGACCGGGCCTGAAAATTCTTTGGAGAACATATGCCAGTCTTCATGTTCTCTAACAATGGAGGCGGATAAGATTGAGGGCTCGTCTAAGAAGAGTTCTTGTGACATCTCAGTAGCAATGGAGGAAtcaaaaaagtttgaaaaagaaaacgatgAATCTCATGTTGGTAGCAAGGAATGTGAAGAAAGTCAAGTTGTTGGTACCAGTTTCGAACACACACAGGTTGGTAGCATTGGACCAGAAGAAACATCTGGAAACACAGACAAATCCTCATATTCCTCAGAAATGCAGGAAGGTAAGATTGAGGGCTCATCTCAGAATATCCCAGAGGAATCAAATAG GTTGGAAGCTGAAACAGATGATCGAACTCAATTTGGTGGGATGGCTCTAGCTAAGATGTCAGAAAAGATTGAGGGCTCATCTCTGAATGTCCCAGAGGAATCAAATAG GTCGGAAGCTGAAACAAATGACCAAGCTCAATGTGGTGGGATGGCTCAAGCTAACATGCCAGAAAAGATAGAGGACGTATCTTTCTCAGGGATGCAGGAAGACAAGATTGAGGGCTCATCTCAGAATGTCCCAGAGTCAAATAGGTCAGAAGCTGAAACAgataatcaaactcaatttggtGGGATGGCTCTAGCTAAGATGTTAGAAAAGATTGAGGGCTCATCTCTGAATGTCCAAGAGGAATCAAATAGGTCGGAAGCTGAAACAAATGACCAAGCTCAATGTGGTGGGATGGCTCTAGCGAACATGCCAGAAAAGATAGAGGACTTGTCTTCCTCAGGGATGCAGGAAGACAAGATTAAAGGCTCTTCTCTAAATGTCCCAGAGGAATCAAAAAGGCAGGAAGCTGAAACTGTAACTGATGATGAAACTCAGTGTGATGGGATGGCTCCAGCGAACATGTTGCCTTCATCTTCTCTCTTGGAGGAAAAGACTGACGTCTTATCAGAGAAAGATCCAGCTGAATAA